The Macaca fascicularis isolate 582-1 chromosome 1, T2T-MFA8v1.1 genome includes a window with the following:
- the AGMAT gene encoding guanidino acid hydrolase, mitochondrial isoform X1 has protein sequence MLRLLASGCARGPGPGVGARPVVGLCHPGLRQSRQASDAPRNQPPSPEVVARSVGVCSMMRLPVQTSPEGLDAAFIGVPLDTGTSNRPGARFGPRRIREESVMLRTVNPSTGALPFQSLMVADLGDVNVNLYNLQDSCRRIQEAYEKIVAAGCIPLTLGGDHTITYPILQAMAKKHGPVGLLHVDAHTDTADEALGEKLYHGAPFRRCVDEGLLDCKRVAQIGIRGYSTTLDPYRYNRSQGFRVVLAEDCWMKSLVPLMAEVRQQMGGKPIYISFDIDALDPAYAPGTGTPEIAGLTPGQALEIIRGCQGLNVVGCDLVEVSPPYDLSGNTALLAANLLFEMLCALPKVTTV, from the exons ATGCTGCGGCTGCTGGCGTCCGGCTGCGCCCGGGGGCCGGGGCCCGGCGTGGGCGCGCGTCCTGTTGTAGGGCTCTGCCACCCCGGGCTCCGCCAGAGCCGCCAGGCTTCCGACGCGCCCCGGAACCAGCCCCCCAGCCCCGAGGTGGTGGCCCGGTCGGTGGGCGTCTGCTCCATGATGCGCCTGCCGGTGCAGACCTCCCCCGAGGGGCTGGACGCTGCCTTCATCGGGGTGCCCCTGGATACTGGGACCTCTAACCGGCCTGGGGCGAG ATTCGGACCTCGCCGCATCCGGGAAGAATCAGTGATGCTTCGGACAGTCAATCCTAGCACGGGGGCCCTCCCCTTCCAGTCCCTCATGGTTGCAGACCTAGGCGATGTGAATGTCAATCTTTACAACCTTCAGGACAGCTGCCGGCGAATTCAAGAGGCCTATGAGAAAATTGTAGCAGCTGGCTGTATTCCTCTGACCTTGG GTGGAGATCACACAATCACGTATCCCATATTGCAAGCGATGGCAAAAAA GCATGGCCCAGTGGGGCTTCTGCATGTGGACGCGCACACGGACACGGCCGACGAGGCCCTAGGAGAGAAGCTCTACCACGGGGCGCCCTTCCGCCGGTGTGTGGATGAGGGTCTCCTGGACTGTAAGCGGGTGGCGCAGATTGGCATCCGGGGCTATTCCACAACGTTGGATCCCTACAGATACAACCGGAGCCAG GGCTTCCGAGTAGTTCTGGCTGAAGACTGCTGGATGAAGTCGCTGGTTCCTCTGATGGCAGAAGTCAGGCAGCAGATGGGAGGCAAACCCATTTATATCAGCTTTGATATTGACGCTCTGGATCCTGCCTATGCCCCAGGGACAGGGACACCTGAAATTGCTGGTCTCACTCCTGGTCAG GCTCTGGAGATCATCCGGGGTTGTCAAGGCCTGAACGTGGTGGGCTGTGATCTCGTCGAAGTTTCACCACCGTATGATCTTTCTG ggaacacagccctgctggcGGCTAACCTGCTGTTTGAGATGCTGTGTGCTCTCCCCAAAGTGACAACCGTCTGA
- the AGMAT gene encoding guanidino acid hydrolase, mitochondrial isoform X2, with amino-acid sequence MLRTVNPSTGALPFQSLMVADLGDVNVNLYNLQDSCRRIQEAYEKIVAAGCIPLTLGGDHTITYPILQAMAKKHGPVGLLHVDAHTDTADEALGEKLYHGAPFRRCVDEGLLDCKRVAQIGIRGYSTTLDPYRYNRSQGFRVVLAEDCWMKSLVPLMAEVRQQMGGKPIYISFDIDALDPAYAPGTGTPEIAGLTPGQALEIIRGCQGLNVVGCDLVEVSPPYDLSGNTALLAANLLFEMLCALPKVTTV; translated from the exons ATGCTTCGGACAGTCAATCCTAGCACGGGGGCCCTCCCCTTCCAGTCCCTCATGGTTGCAGACCTAGGCGATGTGAATGTCAATCTTTACAACCTTCAGGACAGCTGCCGGCGAATTCAAGAGGCCTATGAGAAAATTGTAGCAGCTGGCTGTATTCCTCTGACCTTGG GTGGAGATCACACAATCACGTATCCCATATTGCAAGCGATGGCAAAAAA GCATGGCCCAGTGGGGCTTCTGCATGTGGACGCGCACACGGACACGGCCGACGAGGCCCTAGGAGAGAAGCTCTACCACGGGGCGCCCTTCCGCCGGTGTGTGGATGAGGGTCTCCTGGACTGTAAGCGGGTGGCGCAGATTGGCATCCGGGGCTATTCCACAACGTTGGATCCCTACAGATACAACCGGAGCCAG GGCTTCCGAGTAGTTCTGGCTGAAGACTGCTGGATGAAGTCGCTGGTTCCTCTGATGGCAGAAGTCAGGCAGCAGATGGGAGGCAAACCCATTTATATCAGCTTTGATATTGACGCTCTGGATCCTGCCTATGCCCCAGGGACAGGGACACCTGAAATTGCTGGTCTCACTCCTGGTCAG GCTCTGGAGATCATCCGGGGTTGTCAAGGCCTGAACGTGGTGGGCTGTGATCTCGTCGAAGTTTCACCACCGTATGATCTTTCTG ggaacacagccctgctggcGGCTAACCTGCTGTTTGAGATGCTGTGTGCTCTCCCCAAAGTGACAACCGTCTGA
- the AGMAT gene encoding guanidino acid hydrolase, mitochondrial isoform X3: MAKKHGPVGLLHVDAHTDTADEALGEKLYHGAPFRRCVDEGLLDCKRVAQIGIRGYSTTLDPYRYNRSQGFRVVLAEDCWMKSLVPLMAEVRQQMGGKPIYISFDIDALDPAYAPGTGTPEIAGLTPGQALEIIRGCQGLNVVGCDLVEVSPPYDLSGNTALLAANLLFEMLCALPKVTTV; this comes from the exons ATGGCAAAAAA GCATGGCCCAGTGGGGCTTCTGCATGTGGACGCGCACACGGACACGGCCGACGAGGCCCTAGGAGAGAAGCTCTACCACGGGGCGCCCTTCCGCCGGTGTGTGGATGAGGGTCTCCTGGACTGTAAGCGGGTGGCGCAGATTGGCATCCGGGGCTATTCCACAACGTTGGATCCCTACAGATACAACCGGAGCCAG GGCTTCCGAGTAGTTCTGGCTGAAGACTGCTGGATGAAGTCGCTGGTTCCTCTGATGGCAGAAGTCAGGCAGCAGATGGGAGGCAAACCCATTTATATCAGCTTTGATATTGACGCTCTGGATCCTGCCTATGCCCCAGGGACAGGGACACCTGAAATTGCTGGTCTCACTCCTGGTCAG GCTCTGGAGATCATCCGGGGTTGTCAAGGCCTGAACGTGGTGGGCTGTGATCTCGTCGAAGTTTCACCACCGTATGATCTTTCTG ggaacacagccctgctggcGGCTAACCTGCTGTTTGAGATGCTGTGTGCTCTCCCCAAAGTGACAACCGTCTGA